The following coding sequences are from one Paenibacillus sp. FSL R5-0912 window:
- a CDS encoding glycoside hydrolase family 9 protein: MLTCTVASGTVIHPQVSKAATAGINYAEALQKSIYFYETQRSGDLPANNRVEWRGDSGLQDGADVGHDLTGGWYDAGDHVKFGFPMAYTSTMLAWSVYEYKDGYVQSGQLDEILDNIRWATDYFVKAHTAPNELWGQVGNGTADHNWWGPAEVMQMARPSYKIDAAHPGSDLAAETAAALASASIIFRDSDAAYADKLLLHAKQLYNFADTYRGAYSDTITDAKQYYNSWSSYADELSWGGIWLYLATDEQTYLDKAIAASDLWGTNQAGDWGYQWTQSWDDKHYGAQLLLSRITGDPKFIQSTERNMQFWTTGVNGTSDRVAYTPGGLAHLDQWGALRYAANQAFMAFVYADWVTDPVKKSTAQTFAERQITYMLGDNPRNSSYVIGFGANSPEHPHHRTSHGSWSDSQTTPANHRHVLYGALVGGPSKTDSYTDTISDYVSNEVATDYNSAFTGALAKMMLLHGQGQQPLASFPPAETREDEMFTETSVNASGSNFVEIRAILNNRSGWPARSSSQMSFNYYMDISEAVAAGYGPADITVKAGGYNQGATVSQLLPYDEANHIYYTKVDFSGTPIYPGGQSAYRKEVQFRIAGPLNTTFWDNSNDFSFKGVAPGASSATKNPYIPVFDAGVKVYGELPTGGGTPGEPQVPGRPSGLQAVPGNASVALSWNAVSGASQYTIKRSLVSGGPYTVIGTANGAVYSDSGLTNGVDYYYVVTASNSVGESTASAQATARPREATTPTTGALRVQYRTNDTSPGDSQVRSQFRIVNTGTESIALSGLKLRYYYTVDGDKPQEFHCDYAAIGSGNLSGSFVKLDTPVSLADSYVEISFAAGAGSLAPGADSGEIQVRFNKADWTAYNESNDYSYGGTQQTFADWEKVTLYRAGTLVWGLEP; the protein is encoded by the coding sequence ATGCTAACCTGCACTGTTGCTTCAGGGACTGTTATTCATCCGCAAGTCAGCAAAGCCGCAACCGCCGGGATTAATTATGCAGAGGCACTGCAGAAATCTATTTATTTCTATGAGACCCAGCGGTCGGGTGATCTGCCGGCGAACAATCGTGTGGAATGGCGGGGAGATTCGGGGCTGCAGGACGGTGCGGATGTCGGCCACGATCTGACGGGAGGCTGGTATGACGCAGGGGATCATGTTAAATTCGGTTTTCCTATGGCGTACACCTCCACTATGCTGGCATGGTCGGTCTATGAATACAAGGATGGCTACGTGCAATCGGGGCAGCTGGATGAGATTCTGGACAATATCCGCTGGGCAACAGACTATTTTGTGAAAGCGCATACCGCTCCTAATGAGCTATGGGGACAGGTCGGCAACGGCACGGCGGATCATAACTGGTGGGGACCGGCGGAGGTCATGCAGATGGCACGTCCTTCCTATAAGATTGATGCCGCGCATCCAGGCTCTGATCTGGCTGCGGAGACCGCTGCCGCACTTGCCTCAGCTTCCATTATTTTTAGGGATTCGGATGCCGCATATGCGGACAAGCTGCTGCTCCATGCCAAGCAATTATACAATTTTGCCGATACGTACCGCGGAGCTTACTCCGATACAATCACTGACGCCAAGCAGTATTACAATTCGTGGAGCAGCTACGCCGATGAATTAAGCTGGGGCGGTATCTGGCTATACTTAGCGACCGACGAGCAGACCTATCTGGACAAGGCGATTGCCGCAAGTGATCTGTGGGGCACCAACCAAGCCGGAGACTGGGGTTACCAATGGACCCAATCCTGGGATGACAAGCATTACGGTGCGCAGCTCCTGCTGTCCCGCATTACGGGTGATCCCAAATTCATTCAATCCACTGAACGGAATATGCAGTTTTGGACTACCGGGGTGAACGGTACCTCTGACCGGGTAGCTTACACTCCCGGGGGGCTGGCCCATCTGGACCAATGGGGGGCGCTGCGGTATGCGGCCAACCAGGCATTTATGGCTTTTGTCTATGCGGACTGGGTTACTGACCCGGTGAAGAAGAGCACAGCCCAGACCTTTGCGGAGCGGCAGATTACCTATATGCTGGGTGATAATCCGCGCAATAGCAGCTATGTGATCGGCTTCGGCGCAAATTCGCCTGAGCATCCTCATCACCGCACCTCGCACGGCTCCTGGAGTGACAGCCAGACCACTCCTGCGAACCACCGGCATGTGCTGTACGGCGCACTGGTCGGAGGACCTTCCAAGACAGACAGCTACACCGATACGATCAGCGATTATGTCTCCAATGAGGTTGCGACTGATTACAATTCAGCCTTTACCGGCGCGTTGGCCAAAATGATGCTGCTCCACGGACAGGGCCAGCAGCCGCTTGCGAGCTTCCCTCCCGCCGAAACGCGTGAGGATGAAATGTTCACTGAGACTTCTGTGAACGCCAGCGGCAGCAATTTTGTGGAAATCCGGGCCATACTTAATAACCGCTCGGGATGGCCTGCCCGCTCCAGCAGTCAAATGTCCTTCAACTACTATATGGACATAAGTGAGGCTGTGGCTGCAGGGTATGGGCCAGCAGATATCACCGTCAAGGCGGGAGGCTACAACCAGGGTGCAACCGTCTCGCAGCTGCTGCCTTACGATGAAGCCAATCATATCTATTACACCAAAGTAGATTTCTCCGGCACACCGATTTATCCAGGCGGACAATCCGCTTACCGCAAGGAGGTCCAGTTCCGGATTGCCGGGCCGCTGAACACCACCTTCTGGGATAACAGCAACGACTTCTCGTTCAAGGGAGTGGCACCAGGTGCTTCCTCGGCGACAAAGAATCCGTATATACCTGTATTTGATGCGGGTGTCAAAGTATACGGGGAGCTGCCCACTGGCGGCGGAACACCCGGCGAACCCCAGGTTCCGGGCCGTCCGTCCGGCTTGCAGGCGGTACCCGGCAATGCCAGCGTGGCCTTGAGCTGGAATGCGGTCAGCGGCGCCTCACAATATACGATTAAGCGCTCTCTGGTGAGCGGCGGACCGTACACGGTGATTGGCACGGCAAACGGAGCAGTCTACAGCGACAGCGGGCTGACGAACGGAGTGGACTACTATTACGTGGTGACCGCATCGAACAGTGTGGGGGAGAGTACGGCGTCTGCACAGGCCACGGCCCGGCCGCGCGAGGCCACCACGCCGACGACAGGAGCCTTGCGTGTGCAGTATCGCACCAATGACACAAGTCCTGGCGATTCGCAGGTCCGCAGCCAGTTCCGGATTGTCAATACAGGAACCGAGAGCATTGCGCTCAGCGGTCTGAAGCTGCGCTATTATTACACCGTGGACGGGGACAAGCCGCAGGAATTCCACTGTGACTATGCTGCCATCGGCAGCGGGAACCTGAGCGGAAGCTTTGTGAAGCTGGACACGCCGGTGTCCCTGGCTGATTCTTATGTTGAGATTTCCTTTGCCGCAGGAGCAGGAAGCCTGGCTCCGGGGGCGGATAGCGGGGAGATCCAGGTGCGGTTCAACAAGGCAGACTGGACGGCCTACAATGAGAGCAACGACTATTCCTATGGAGGAACCCAGCAGACCTTCGCGGATTGGGAGAAAGTTACACTTTACCGTGCAGGAACGCTCGTATGGGGCTTGGAACCCTAA
- a CDS encoding replication-associated recombination protein A: MDLFSLGEDNGNGSGRLLADRMRPVNLDEYIGQEHIVGRGKLLRRAIEADQVSSILLYGPPGCGKTTLAHIISHHTQGEFVRLNAVEASVKDVREVIERAQSNKALYGSKTILFLDEVHRFNSSRQDALLPAVEKGTITFIGATTENPFHYVNGALMSRSTLFQLESLTSEHSLIAMKRALADEQRGLGFMDLKADEDALQHIATMANGDIRRALNALELAAMTTAPESNGSVHITLEVAEESIRRPIVKADESTQYDVVSAFHKSIRGSSDAALFWFLYAVEKLGMDPMTFIRRLIAASSEDIGLANPQAMVQAVSALDAYRNNGWPEAKLNIAQAILFAVESPKSNGVVMAIANVMDSLEDLKSAEVPLHLRDTHYKGAAQLGHEGYQYPHNFPGHYVKQDYLPKAISRRVFYQATEQGNEAKIRHNQQLRRGQ, from the coding sequence ATGGATTTATTCTCGCTGGGTGAAGATAACGGGAATGGGAGCGGAAGGCTGCTTGCAGACCGGATGCGGCCCGTGAATCTCGATGAATATATTGGACAGGAGCATATTGTAGGCCGCGGCAAGCTGCTGCGCAGAGCCATAGAGGCTGACCAGGTGTCTTCCATCTTGCTGTATGGGCCTCCGGGCTGCGGCAAAACAACCTTGGCTCATATCATATCGCATCATACCCAAGGTGAATTTGTCCGGCTGAACGCGGTGGAAGCCTCGGTGAAGGATGTCCGCGAGGTTATTGAACGCGCCCAGAGCAACAAGGCGCTGTATGGATCGAAGACGATTCTGTTTCTGGACGAGGTACACCGTTTCAACAGCTCCCGGCAGGATGCGCTGCTGCCGGCGGTGGAGAAGGGAACGATTACCTTCATAGGCGCAACGACGGAGAATCCGTTCCATTATGTGAACGGGGCGCTTATGAGCCGCTCCACGCTGTTCCAGCTGGAGTCTCTGACCAGCGAGCACAGCCTGATTGCCATGAAGCGGGCGCTCGCCGATGAGCAGCGGGGCCTGGGGTTCATGGATCTGAAGGCGGATGAGGACGCGCTGCAGCATATTGCCACGATGGCTAACGGCGATATCCGGCGCGCCTTGAACGCGCTGGAGCTGGCGGCGATGACCACTGCCCCGGAGAGCAACGGCAGCGTGCATATCACACTGGAGGTGGCGGAGGAGTCCATCCGCCGGCCGATTGTCAAAGCGGACGAGTCTACGCAGTATGATGTGGTGTCCGCTTTTCACAAAAGCATCCGCGGCTCCAGCGACGCTGCCCTGTTCTGGTTCCTCTACGCCGTGGAGAAGCTCGGCATGGACCCGATGACCTTCATCCGCCGTCTGATCGCCGCGAGCAGCGAGGATATTGGCCTGGCTAACCCGCAGGCGATGGTCCAGGCTGTCAGTGCGCTGGATGCCTACCGCAACAACGGCTGGCCGGAGGCGAAGCTGAATATTGCGCAGGCGATCCTGTTTGCGGTGGAGAGCCCGAAATCAAACGGCGTGGTGATGGCAATCGCGAACGTCATGGATAGCCTGGAGGATCTGAAGTCGGCTGAGGTGCCGCTGCATTTGCGGGATACACATTATAAAGGCGCAGCCCAGCTGGGGCATGAGGGATACCAGTATCCCCATAATTTCCCTGGTCACTATGTGAAGCAGGACTATCTTCCGAAGGCGATCTCCCGGAGGGTGTTCTATCAGGCGACCGAGCAGGGCAACGAGGCGAAGATCCGCCATAACCAGCAGCTGCGGCGCGGGCAATAG
- a CDS encoding CD3324 family protein: MSYVNGKDVLPPGLLEELQGYIQGELLYIPKKTEERVRWGENSGSRQEIANRNEEIFCSHSSGCSVNELQKRYHLSEESIRKIISKMRLALNS; encoded by the coding sequence GTGAGTTACGTAAATGGAAAGGATGTGCTCCCCCCGGGATTGCTCGAAGAGCTACAGGGCTACATCCAGGGTGAATTGCTATACATCCCGAAGAAGACGGAAGAGCGGGTACGATGGGGCGAGAACAGCGGCTCCCGGCAAGAAATTGCGAACCGCAATGAAGAGATCTTCTGTAGTCACAGCAGTGGCTGCTCGGTGAACGAGCTGCAGAAGAGATATCATTTATCCGAAGAAAGCATCCGCAAAATCATTTCAAAAATGCGGCTGGCGCTGAACAGCTAG
- a CDS encoding methyl-accepting chemotaxis protein gives MTTPRNPLKRVFHITKLRTELMLLIIIAIVLPSLALVVISTETSESALRSKMEETTNSSIHILDKTLTQLIQLESAGVNELAYQISSTDLTGNPAKARSLLDKFKLEHPEVDIIALGNDQGKYMFAPDSQPEDYDPRTRDWYIDALKTPESTSVIDPIFSKVTNSYILPVSRALPDGKGAVTISISMNELMELTKNVSLGDSGYVYILDGNNKVIYHPTMEVASEATSQMLAEMGKGPAGKISYKDDTANTQMDGFYITNELTGFKMAGVLPENEYTKAVYPILYKSGIVLVVSLLLASIVTFLIIRRITGAVERLNRSAKRVSEGYLDESVETNRKDEIGQLAGNYNEMVSSLRKMVQEVAETSGHLAAASEQLTASTGENSKAVEYVTELVEESTRGVETQAYASAEVAITMDEMSTGIQKIASASEMIVSAAVQTEQDVSTGSAKMQHVGEQMKTIRESVHQSGTLIAELNGLSAKVAETSTAISAIAKQTNLLSLNAGIEAARAGEHGRGFAVVAGEVRKLSEASNVSAGQIQETISEMVDLIASAYDVMRHKVVGDVEQGMELTQEASEAFRQIEQSTRHVGEQIHEVSAITEQMSASSAEVAASVQEMAKIAQAALESFQSVTAATEEQLASMEEITSSSAALSAMASDMQGQVERFHFEPKGKA, from the coding sequence ATGACAACCCCACGGAATCCCTTAAAGCGTGTATTTCACATCACCAAGCTGAGAACTGAATTGATGCTGCTAATCATCATAGCTATTGTGCTGCCCTCACTTGCCCTGGTTGTCATATCCACGGAAACCTCAGAGTCGGCATTGCGCTCCAAAATGGAAGAAACCACAAACTCAAGCATCCATATTCTCGATAAAACCCTCACGCAATTAATTCAGCTGGAGAGCGCAGGCGTCAACGAGCTCGCCTACCAGATTAGCAGCACTGATCTCACGGGCAACCCTGCAAAAGCACGCAGTCTGCTCGACAAATTCAAGCTGGAGCATCCGGAAGTGGATATCATAGCTCTGGGCAACGACCAGGGTAAATACATGTTCGCTCCGGATTCACAACCGGAGGATTATGATCCCCGTACGCGCGACTGGTACATAGATGCACTAAAGACACCGGAGAGCACATCGGTTATTGACCCTATTTTCTCCAAAGTGACAAACAGCTATATCCTGCCGGTTTCCCGGGCTTTGCCGGACGGTAAGGGGGCCGTTACAATCAGCATCAGCATGAACGAGCTCATGGAGCTGACCAAGAACGTCAGTCTGGGTGACAGCGGCTATGTATATATTCTAGACGGCAATAACAAGGTAATCTATCACCCCACCATGGAGGTGGCCTCTGAAGCAACAAGCCAGATGCTGGCTGAAATGGGCAAAGGCCCAGCAGGCAAAATCTCCTACAAGGACGATACAGCCAATACACAAATGGACGGCTTCTACATTACGAACGAGCTGACCGGATTCAAAATGGCCGGCGTGCTGCCGGAGAATGAATACACCAAGGCTGTATATCCGATTCTGTACAAATCAGGTATCGTCCTTGTCGTCTCTCTGCTGCTTGCTTCGATCGTAACGTTCCTTATCATCCGCCGCATTACCGGCGCTGTGGAACGCTTGAACCGTTCAGCCAAACGGGTAAGCGAAGGTTATCTGGATGAGTCTGTGGAGACAAACCGCAAAGATGAGATCGGTCAGCTGGCCGGCAATTATAATGAAATGGTGTCTTCGCTCCGCAAAATGGTTCAGGAGGTCGCTGAAACGTCTGGCCACCTGGCGGCAGCCAGTGAACAGCTGACAGCCAGCACCGGCGAGAACAGCAAAGCGGTCGAATACGTGACCGAGCTGGTCGAGGAATCCACCCGTGGTGTGGAAACCCAGGCTTATGCTTCCGCCGAGGTGGCCATAACGATGGATGAAATGTCAACCGGCATTCAAAAAATCGCCTCCGCCTCAGAGATGATTGTCAGCGCCGCAGTACAGACGGAACAGGATGTCTCCACCGGCAGTGCCAAGATGCAGCATGTCGGAGAACAGATGAAGACGATCCGCGAATCCGTACACCAGTCCGGTACGCTGATTGCTGAGCTTAACGGATTAAGTGCCAAGGTGGCGGAGACCAGCACGGCCATCTCTGCCATTGCCAAGCAGACCAATCTCTTGTCGCTGAATGCGGGCATTGAAGCTGCACGGGCCGGAGAACACGGCAGAGGCTTCGCTGTAGTCGCCGGTGAAGTGCGCAAGCTGTCCGAAGCTTCCAATGTCAGTGCAGGACAAATCCAGGAGACGATCTCTGAGATGGTGGACCTGATTGCCAGTGCCTATGATGTGATGCGGCATAAAGTGGTTGGGGATGTGGAGCAAGGAATGGAGCTTACACAGGAAGCCAGCGAGGCCTTCCGCCAGATCGAGCAGTCCACCCGGCATGTAGGCGAGCAAATTCATGAAGTATCCGCGATCACCGAGCAAATGTCAGCCAGCAGCGCAGAAGTAGCAGCGTCTGTTCAGGAGATGGCCAAGATCGCCCAGGCGGCGCTCGAATCCTTCCAAAGTGTCACAGCAGCGACGGAAGAGCAGCTTGCTTCCATGGAGGAGATCACTTCATCTTCCGCTGCGCTCTCCGCCATGGCATCGGATATGCAGGGACAGGTGGAACGGTTTCACTTCGAGCCGAAGGGCAAGGCTTAA
- a CDS encoding HelD family protein — protein MEDNFQSAYQEEEDRLNHALIEIDSTLERLRSTPVYTGHEYTEQVLEDSREQRRKDLAKLRQEPYFGRLDFQGNDEEERKALYIGKIGVDREQVSDRPLVIDWRAPVASLFYSFTGGTEAASYEAPEGLIEGLVYLKRNVVIRKQFLERVADTYNRDSDAPAVSDEFLVYRLGENKDNRLRDIVSTIQEEQDKIIRAAKNTALIIQGVAGSGKTTVALHRLAFLLYQYKDQVSAEKMIIFAPNRMFLDYISDVLPELGVGNIAQSTFPDWAADVLGVTLPEQDASEAVSRWFETAGAMPVITEETPGRFKGSTVLMSVIESSIKLLETSAVPEGDFSPWDGAVLRRSMILRWHNEEYAPYPPAKRKERVMARIHRWIEMELKKSPSAAALKDRKKKGAAREKAYSAKWPKYDPLAIYKQIFRAAKTPEDWPAEAPEEIPQAVLKETVKELKKGILREEDLPPLLYIHYLLNGNEGTERFDHIVIDEAQDFSPFQIAVLDLYVKGHSFTILGDLSQGIHAYKGVHEWKEMQTLFAEEYTAYHALTRSYRSTMEIIEFANGILSAGVGSELLAVPVFRSGNPVRLISYEDAQPEPAAGGSQRLSAVRSALSSLSGREYRTVAVLTRSLREAAELYAELAGQFEDIHLIDGSITEYRGGLSILPVYLSKGLEFDAVILADADSAHYGGAAWDAKLMYVGCTRALHELWLLHNGGLPAYVQLLGDETVSGWPVPEGN, from the coding sequence TTGGAAGACAACTTTCAAAGTGCCTATCAAGAGGAAGAAGACAGGCTGAACCATGCGCTTATAGAGATTGACTCTACCCTTGAGCGGTTGCGCAGCACTCCGGTGTACACGGGACACGAGTATACGGAACAAGTGCTGGAGGACTCCAGGGAACAGAGGCGCAAAGATCTTGCCAAGCTTAGGCAGGAGCCTTATTTCGGACGGCTTGATTTTCAGGGCAATGACGAGGAAGAACGCAAGGCACTTTATATTGGTAAAATCGGCGTAGACCGTGAGCAGGTAAGCGACCGTCCGCTGGTCATTGACTGGCGGGCACCGGTGGCAAGCCTGTTCTATTCGTTTACAGGAGGGACAGAAGCGGCCTCCTATGAAGCACCGGAAGGGCTGATTGAAGGGCTCGTCTACCTCAAACGCAACGTGGTCATCCGCAAGCAGTTTCTGGAGCGGGTTGCGGATACGTATAACCGCGACAGTGATGCACCGGCGGTGTCGGATGAATTCCTGGTGTACCGGCTCGGTGAGAACAAGGACAACCGGCTGCGTGATATCGTCTCGACGATCCAGGAGGAGCAGGACAAGATTATCCGGGCAGCGAAGAACACGGCGCTGATTATTCAAGGGGTAGCGGGAAGCGGTAAAACTACCGTCGCGCTGCACCGGCTGGCTTTTTTATTGTACCAATACAAGGATCAGGTCTCGGCGGAGAAAATGATTATTTTCGCTCCGAACCGGATGTTCCTGGATTATATTTCAGATGTGCTGCCGGAGCTCGGTGTCGGCAATATTGCCCAGAGCACCTTCCCGGACTGGGCTGCGGATGTTCTGGGTGTGACCTTGCCGGAGCAGGATGCTTCGGAAGCGGTGAGCCGCTGGTTCGAAACAGCGGGGGCGATGCCTGTTATTACGGAAGAGACTCCGGGGCGCTTCAAAGGCTCCACGGTGCTGATGAGTGTCATTGAATCCAGCATTAAGCTGCTGGAGACCAGCGCCGTGCCTGAAGGGGATTTCAGCCCGTGGGACGGGGCTGTGCTGCGCCGCTCGATGATTCTGCGCTGGCATAATGAAGAATACGCTCCGTATCCGCCAGCCAAACGCAAGGAACGTGTGATGGCGCGGATTCACCGCTGGATCGAGATGGAGCTGAAGAAGAGCCCGTCGGCCGCTGCGCTGAAGGACCGCAAGAAAAAAGGCGCGGCCCGCGAGAAGGCGTACAGCGCCAAGTGGCCGAAATATGATCCGCTGGCTATCTACAAGCAGATATTCCGCGCGGCGAAGACTCCGGAGGACTGGCCGGCTGAGGCGCCGGAAGAAATTCCGCAGGCTGTATTGAAGGAAACGGTGAAAGAGCTGAAGAAAGGCATTTTGCGCGAAGAGGATCTTCCGCCGCTGCTCTATATCCATTATCTTTTGAACGGCAATGAGGGAACCGAACGCTTCGATCATATTGTTATTGACGAAGCGCAGGATTTCTCCCCGTTCCAGATTGCCGTGCTGGATTTGTATGTGAAGGGCCATTCCTTCACGATTCTGGGTGACTTGTCCCAGGGGATTCATGCCTATAAAGGGGTACATGAGTGGAAAGAAATGCAGACGCTGTTTGCCGAGGAGTATACCGCGTATCACGCGCTTACCCGCAGCTACCGTTCAACGATGGAGATTATTGAATTCGCCAACGGCATTCTGTCCGCTGGCGTCGGCAGCGAGCTGCTGGCCGTGCCGGTCTTCCGCAGCGGTAATCCTGTGCGGCTGATTTCCTATGAGGATGCGCAGCCGGAACCGGCTGCAGGCGGCAGCCAGCGGCTCAGCGCTGTCAGAAGCGCCCTGTCATCGCTCTCCGGGCGCGAATACCGCACTGTGGCTGTATTGACCCGTAGCCTGCGGGAAGCCGCTGAGCTGTACGCTGAGCTTGCCGGACAGTTCGAGGATATTCATCTCATTGACGGCAGCATCACCGAATACCGCGGCGGCTTGTCCATACTGCCTGTATATTTGTCCAAGGGACTGGAGTTCGATGCCGTCATCCTGGCGGACGCGGATAGCGCGCATTATGGAGGGGCGGCCTGGGACGCCAAGCTGATGTATGTAGGCTGTACACGTGCCCTGCATGAGCTGTGGCTGCTGCATAATGGCGGGCTTCCGGCTTACGTGCAGCTGCTTGGAGACGAGACGGTCTCCGGCTGGCCGGTACCCGAAGGGAATTAA
- a CDS encoding NCS2 family permease: MKSNFWRNSVGLEPGDNWKREWAAGILSYFASVYIVMVNAAILHDAGMPLRAGMVATLLTAITGCLLMAFGGKTPIIVVPGMGINAFFTYTLVHSMKLDWREALAVVVVTGVLFAIVAFTSLYRILSDAIPHNLQHAITVGIGLFLTFIGLQKSGIVIAHATTFVAIGHFSDPAVITSVVTLLLALVLFIRGTRGGLLISMLAGTGLAYLLGAAHGPENTESGHVFSGYGDVFASMQWSGFISLVFWIAIFLLLLIVVFENIGLISSQTLMIGRPERFKSSLRALSIANIAAGLFGSSPVVAAAESTAGIAAGGRTGLTSLVTGLLFGATFLFIPLLAYVPDSAIAPILIVIGGLMVQSVREMDLSDMTELFPAFLIMVMIPFTYSIVDGMAFGFITYPVVKLATGKGKDVPPALYGIAGLFVANFVLHALMG; this comes from the coding sequence ATGAAATCGAATTTTTGGCGGAATAGCGTGGGACTTGAGCCGGGTGACAACTGGAAACGGGAGTGGGCGGCGGGTATCCTATCGTATTTCGCTTCGGTATATATCGTTATGGTTAATGCGGCGATTCTGCATGATGCAGGCATGCCGCTGCGTGCAGGAATGGTGGCCACGCTGCTGACAGCGATTACAGGCTGTCTGCTGATGGCTTTTGGCGGGAAAACGCCGATTATCGTCGTCCCGGGCATGGGCATCAATGCCTTTTTCACCTATACATTGGTACATTCTATGAAGCTGGATTGGCGTGAGGCGCTTGCCGTTGTTGTGGTGACGGGGGTGTTGTTCGCCATTGTAGCGTTCACTTCGCTCTACCGCATACTGAGTGATGCCATACCCCATAATCTGCAGCATGCGATTACTGTCGGAATCGGTCTGTTTCTGACGTTTATCGGCCTGCAAAAAAGCGGGATTGTCATTGCCCATGCCACGACATTTGTCGCCATCGGGCATTTCAGCGATCCTGCGGTCATTACCTCGGTGGTGACGCTGTTGCTCGCCCTGGTCCTGTTCATCCGCGGCACGCGCGGCGGCCTGCTGATCAGCATGCTGGCGGGGACAGGCCTGGCCTACCTGCTGGGAGCGGCTCATGGGCCTGAGAATACCGAATCCGGACATGTGTTCAGCGGATATGGCGATGTGTTCGCCAGTATGCAATGGAGCGGATTCATCAGCCTTGTCTTCTGGATCGCCATATTCCTGCTGCTGCTGATCGTTGTCTTCGAGAACATCGGCCTGATCTCCTCGCAGACGCTGATGATAGGCCGTCCGGAACGCTTCAAAAGCAGTCTGCGGGCGCTATCCATCGCAAACATCGCGGCAGGCCTGTTCGGCAGCAGTCCCGTAGTAGCCGCTGCCGAATCTACAGCCGGCATCGCTGCCGGCGGACGCACCGGCTTAACCTCGCTCGTCACCGGTCTCTTGTTCGGGGCGACATTCCTGTTCATTCCGCTGCTGGCTTATGTGCCGGACAGCGCAATTGCGCCGATTCTGATCGTGATCGGCGGACTTATGGTCCAGAGTGTGCGCGAGATGGATCTCAGCGACATGACGGAGCTGTTCCCCGCATTTCTGATTATGGTGATGATTCCATTCACCTACAGCATCGTGGACGGGATGGCGTTTGGGTTCATCACTTACCCGGTTGTGAAGCTGGCTACAGGCAAAGGCAAGGACGTCCCGCCGGCGCTGTACGGGATTGCCGGGCTGTTCGTAGCGAACTTTGTGCTCCATGCGCTAATGGGCTAA